The genomic DNA CCTTGCGCGCACTGACGCCGGCGTTGTTGACCAGGATGTCGAGCCGTCCGTGAGTCGCGCGGACGGTGCCGGCCAGCAGCTCCCAGGAGGTCCGGTCGCACACGTCCAGCCGCTGGTAGGCGGGCGTGTCCGGGCCGTTCGTCCAGGGTTTGCCGGTACGGTCGCGCAGGTCGCCGTAGACGACGTGCGCGCCGGAGGCGTGCAGGCCGTCGACGATGGCGGCGCCCAGGCCGGTGGCCCCGCCGGTGACGACCGCGACCAGTCCGCTCAGCTCCATGGGCCCTTCCCTCCGCTCCCTCGCACGCTCGGCGGGTTCCGTGGAAACATCCTGTACGCGCTCTCACCTCCCGTCCTCCGTCAGATGACGGATGCGCGCCCCGGGCTCCGCCACCACGGCGCCGGCCGGCCGCCGGGGGCCTACGCGGATCTGCGTACGGCGATGCCGCAGGTGAGCGGATGTCCCCTCGCGGCCGCGCGGCCAGACTCGGCGCATGCTGACCGTGCTCATCCGTGCCTTCCGCGTGCCCGACCTCCGCAGGAAGATCCTCTTCACCCTGGCGATGGTCGTGCTGTTCCGGACCGGGCAGATCCTGCCCGCGCCCGGTGTGAACGTGGTCGCGGTGCGGGAGTGCCTGAGCGGGACCCGTGGCGGGCTCGTCGACATGCTGCAGCTGTTCAGCGGCGGGGCGATGCTGAAGTTGTCGGTGTTCGCCCTCGGGGTCATGCCGTACATCACCGCCGGCATCGTGATCCAGCTGCTCACCGTGATGGTCCCGCGCCTGGAGGCGCTCAGGAAGGAGGGGCAGCAGGGGCAGGCGAAGATCACGCAGTACACGAGATATCTGACGGTGGCACTGGCCGTGCTCAACGCCACCACGGTCGTGTCGCTGGCCCGCACGGGCCGGATCTTCCCCTCCTGCAACCGGCAGGTGCTGCACGACCAGGACCCGATGACGGTCATGGTGATCGTGGCGACCATGGTGGCGGGGACCTGCGTGATCATGTGGCTGGGAGAGCTGATCACCGATCGGGGGATCGGGAACGGCATGTCCATCCTGATCTTCACGCAGGTGGTCGCCGTGTTCCCCTCCTACATGTCGAACATCTTCGTGCTCAGCCCGATCGCGCTGGTGACGATGCTGGTCGCGGGGGTCTTCCTGGTTGCGGCGGTGGTGTTCATGGAGCAGGCGCAGCGGCGGATCCCGGTGCAGTACGCCAAGCGGATGGTCGGGCGCAGGATGTACGGCGGGACCTCGACCTACCTTCCGCTGAAGGTCAACCAGGCCGGGATCGTCCCCGTCATCTTCACCTCGTCCCTGCTCTTCCTCCCGCAGCTGGCGATGGGGCTGATGGGCGGCACAGGACCGGTCGCGGAGTGGATCTCGCGCTATCTCGTCTCGGGCGACCACCCGGTCTACGTGACGGCGTACCTCCTGCTGATCGTGGCCTTCACCTACTTCTACGTGTCGATCACCGTCAACCCGGCGGAGGTGGCCGACAACATGAAGCGGCTCGGCGGATTCGTGCCGGGCATCCGGCCGGGGCGGCCCACCGCGGAGTATCTGCGGCATGTGCTCTCGCGGCTGACCGCGCCGGGAGCGGCCTATCTCGGCACGCTGTCACTGATCCCGATCATCGCGTTCGTGATATTGCGTGACCCCGGGACCCAGCAGAACTTCCCGTTCGGCGGGACGACCGTCCTCATCATGGTCGGGGTGGGGCTGGACACGGTCAAGCAGATCGAGTCGCAGCTGGAGCAGCGCACCTACCAGGGCTTCCTCAAGGGACCGTCGGCCCGGACCTGACCGCGAAGATCTCAAGGGATCGTCGGCCCGGACCTGACCGCGAAGATCTCAAGGGACCGTCAGCCCGGACCTGACCGCGAAGACGACCAGTTGGGCCCGGTCGCGGGCGTGGAGCTTGACCATGGCGCGGCTGACATGGGTGCGGACGGTGTCGGGACTGATGACGAGTTCCGTGGCGATCTCGTCGTTCGACCGGCCGGTGGCGACCCAGGCGACCATCTCACGCTCTCTGGGGGTGAGCCGGTCGAGCCCCTCGACCGGGGCGGCGTCGTGGTGGCTGAACCGGCCGATGACCCTCCTGGTGACGGAGGGGGAGAGCAGCGCCTCACCCGAGGCGACGACCCTGATCGCGTGGGTGAGCTCCTCGGGAGCGCTGTCCTTCAGGACGAACCCGCTCGCTCCGGCCTGGAGGGCTGCGAAGACGTACTGGTCGAGCTCGAAGGTGGTGACGACGACCACCCGGATGGCGTTGAGCGCCGGGTCGGCGGCGATGGCCCGCAGCGTGTCGATGCCGTCCATGCCGGACATGCGGATGTCGAGCAGCAGGACATCGGGCCGGGTGTCACCCAGCAGCCGGAGGGCCGCGGCGCCGTCGGCGGCCTCACCCACGAACTCCAAATCGGGCTCACGGTCGATGAGCGCCCTGAGCCCCATACGCACGACGGCCTGGTCATCGGCGAGCGCCACCCGGATCGAACCCGCCGGAGGGTTCACCCGGCACCTCCGATCATGGGACTTCCCCCGTCATACGGTCCCTGCGCCCGAGGTCTCTGCGCCCGAAGCCCCTGTGCTTGCGATCCCTGTGCTTGCGGTCCCTGAGCCCGCGG from Streptosporangium sp. NBC_01756 includes the following:
- a CDS encoding response regulator transcription factor: MGLRALIDREPDLEFVGEAADGAAALRLLGDTRPDVLLLDIRMSGMDGIDTLRAIAADPALNAIRVVVVTTFELDQYVFAALQAGASGFVLKDSAPEELTHAIRVVASGEALLSPSVTRRVIGRFSHHDAAPVEGLDRLTPREREMVAWVATGRSNDEIATELVISPDTVRTHVSRAMVKLHARDRAQLVVFAVRSGLTVP
- the secY gene encoding preprotein translocase subunit SecY, encoding MLTVLIRAFRVPDLRRKILFTLAMVVLFRTGQILPAPGVNVVAVRECLSGTRGGLVDMLQLFSGGAMLKLSVFALGVMPYITAGIVIQLLTVMVPRLEALRKEGQQGQAKITQYTRYLTVALAVLNATTVVSLARTGRIFPSCNRQVLHDQDPMTVMVIVATMVAGTCVIMWLGELITDRGIGNGMSILIFTQVVAVFPSYMSNIFVLSPIALVTMLVAGVFLVAAVVFMEQAQRRIPVQYAKRMVGRRMYGGTSTYLPLKVNQAGIVPVIFTSSLLFLPQLAMGLMGGTGPVAEWISRYLVSGDHPVYVTAYLLLIVAFTYFYVSITVNPAEVADNMKRLGGFVPGIRPGRPTAEYLRHVLSRLTAPGAAYLGTLSLIPIIAFVILRDPGTQQNFPFGGTTVLIMVGVGLDTVKQIESQLEQRTYQGFLKGPSART